In Cryptococcus tetragattii IND107 chromosome 5, whole genome shotgun sequence, one genomic interval encodes:
- a CDS encoding GTP-binding nuclear protein spi1, giving the protein MENTATFKMVLCGDGGTVRTTFVKRHLTGEFEKKYIATLGVEVHPLTFHTNFGTICFNVWDTAGQEKFGGLRDGYYIQGQCGIIMFDVTSRITYKNVPNWHRDLERVCENIPIVLCGNKVDVKERKVKTGNVTFHRKKNLQYFEISAKSNYNFEKPFLWLARKLVGNQSLEFVAAPALAPPEVQVDQALIAKYEEELKAAANAPLPDEDDADL; this is encoded by the exons ATGGAGAACACTGCTACCTTCAAAATGGTCCTGTGCGGTGACGGTGGTACTGTACGt ACCACCTTCGTCAAGCGTCATTTGACCG GCGAGTTCGAAAAGAAGTACATTG CTACCCTTGGTGTTGAAGTCCACCCCCTTACTTTCCACACCAACTTCGGCACTATTTGCTTCAATGTTTGGGACACTGCGGGTCAAGAAAAGTTCGGAGGTCTTCGTGATGGTTATTACATCCAAGGGCAATGCGGTATCATTATGTTTGACGTCACTTCTCGTATCACTTACAAAAATGTTCCCAACTGGCACCGCGACCTTGAACGAGTGTGTGAAAACATTCCTATCGTCCTCTGTGGCAACAAGGTCGATGTGAAG gagaggaaagtcAAGACTGGCAACGTGACTTTCCACCGCAAGA AGAACCTTCAGTACTTCGAGATCTCTGCAAAGTCTAAT TACAACTTTGAGAAACCTTTCCTTTGGCTTGCCAGGAAGCTTGTTGG CAACCAATCTCTTGAGTTTGTGgctgctcctgctcttgCACCCCCTGAGGTTCAGGTTGACCAGGCCCTTATTGCCAAATATGAGGAGGAGCTCAAGGCTGCTGCCAATGCCCCTTTGCCCGATGAG GATGACGCCGATCTTTAG